The window TTCCTGCAGGTTTTTGCACCAGATCTTTGGTTGTTTTAAAGTGACTGGACCCAAAGAGCTTGTGCAGGGAGTGCCTGCTCTGTTCAATCCCTGGCATCCAGGCTGGGATTTAGCAACAGGCTCTCTGTCCCCAGTCTGTAGATCTGTGGCAGTCTTTCCTAACATGTCTCTGCCTGCcaagtgctgtggtttggggaggggagaagcTGTGCTGGGTTGCACATCTTGGGAAAGACACTGGCAGCAGGCTGCAGGCCCAGGCTTTGAGCAGGGCCCAGTTCAGCACGGGACACATCCCAGGCTGCACCacttccctgtccctgctctgtgacCCAGTCTGGGCCCTCTCACAGCTCTGTGAGCCCTAACCAAAGCACTGTGTCTGTCCTGTTCAGGCTGCTGCCCTTGGAGAGGGCTGAGCTGGATGCAAGTCCTGGGGAGGGCAAGAGCAGCTCCTGATGGTGGGAGTGTGCTGGAGTGGGAGGTGCAGGAAATTTTCCTGGTGCCTGTGGACAGGAAGGGATCTCAGTGGTTTGTGCAAATGTTGTGgatggaagagggagagaactggaaggaaCACACCAGCATTTGCCTGTAATGGGTATCTTCTCCTTGAAAAGGAAGATTCGGAGAGATCTGAGGGTGCAGATTCCCATGaagggcactgcctgcagcctcaaggttttgggggggtgtaCATGGATGTGTGAGAGGCAAATTCTGGTAAGTAAATTGTTGGGCAGCAAAACCTGGGTGTTGGAGAACTGCATTTCCATGGAGCAGTGAGTGGCTCTTGGTCATAAGGTTTCACTGCTGGCTCACGGGGCAGGTTTTTGGCTGCCTCTCCACTATGAAATAGGAGTTTTCAGGCATTACAGAACAGATCCATAGAAACAAGAGATGCACAGTGCTTTTCCTAATCCTCTGTCTCGCTTTGTGTCAGCACATCTCCCACAACATTGGGAAGACACTGCTGAAATCCACAGAGcctatttttaatacagtttctTAACAGAGCACTGACATGCAGGCCAGCTGGCTTCCAGTCCTCTCTCCTCAGAAATGAGAGAACTGTGTTTGATTCTAGAAACCAAATCTGGAACTAACACCATATGCAACTGCAGTGACATCCAGCCCCAAAACCAGCTGCATTGCAAAGGCATCTGCAGGAAGTTCTCATGACACTCAGTGCCTCTTTAGCAAATGCAGGAGTTGTGGCTTTGAGCTTCCAGAAAAGTCATGCTGTGGTTTTTCACAGCTCTAGTAATATTCTTGGATAAAACTGTTGTACCAGGGCCTGGTGTATGTGATGAAATGCAGAAGGGAAGAATTGCTCTGGGATTTGACAAGGATACAAGAAGTCccaagagaaaattaaatctcGCTTGGCAGACTGAGTGacttctgctcttccctgtcAGTGACTGGACACAAGTGCACTGCCCAGGTCAGGCTGCTTAttcagaagagcagagcagggtgaagTGCAATTCAACAGCAAACTCTGCTTATTCCATATCCAGCTTTCAAAGGGACTCTGCCACTCTTTGGTAACCGTACCTGTTCGAACTTCCACCCGTCGGACATGGTGGACACCATCTGGGTGAGCTCCTCCTCTTGGCACTGCAGGACTCTGTACACGTGCTTCACAGGTCCCTAGAGCATGGGGAGTAATTGCTGTAGTTTAGTAATTACTGTACTGTCAAGCCAGAAGTTCATAAGCTTCTCCTGCTCTTGTCTTACTGAGGAATCCAGAGCCCCACAGGCTTTCTGAAGTTTCATCCCACCGATTTCAAAACATACACATTTGGCTGGCACGCTTCTCTTAAAAGCCTTCGAGGTGTCTAAGGGCCAGGGAAAGCAAATCTTCTTTGGCTTTCAAAGCCACTTGCtgctttttgaaaacatttctgaaattgAATCTACTGGGTGTGTTAATATCAGCTGAGCATCAATGGGAAAACTGCCACAAGAAGACagatttaaagggaaaaaatggtttAGAGAAAGAAGACTTTGAGCTGTTCTTTACCAGAGCAGTATGTTTTGCTTTATAACCACCCATCTCTGTCCTGGCCCCTCCTGTGTAACTGTCCCTTGCCTTTCCCTACACTGCTATGAGATGACTCAGTGGTCTGTGCTTTAAAAAGCCATAATGGACACTCTTTCCTAGCCATGCCCTGGATCCACCTCACAGCTCTTATTCCCCTGTTACTGCTGAACCAAAGAGCTGCTACTGCAGGGTCTGCAGCCACATTTGTCTTTCTGTGCTCCTGAGCTGACTGACTCCACAACCCCAATGTGCATTACTTGAGAGGTCCTGTTCTCGTTGTCCCGTATCCGCTCCTTCACCAGCCGCACGAGGGACGCGATGTTGTAAAACTCGGCTTCTTCCAGCACCCCTGGGACAGGAACCCAAAGCAGAGACCAATTCTGTTACTTTGCACAGGGCAGAATGAAGATGATTCTGCTACAAGGATGGCAACACCTGCTCCCAACTCCAAATCCAGGCGAGATGTGAGAATACCAAATGCTGAACAGACTGTGCCAGccatctcctgctcccaggctgggaGAAAATGCCTGACTAGCTGTCACCTCCCTTTGTGACTAAGAGGATCTTTAAGGAAAATTattcccctttccctgggatTATCAGAAACCTCGTGGATTTTATTCAGTCCCATTAAGGGAAAGCCCCCAGAGCTTCCTGCTTGGGGAGAACCACAATCTGTGAGAGGGAGATGGGCTGTGACAGACCTTGGGCTCAGCAGGACAGTGCCAGGGTGTGCTGTGAGCTGCAGCTTCTGGGAAGACATGGGATCTGATGGTTCAATCCCTGTTAATGAGCAGTTAACAGTACTAAGAGCATCCCTGGGGAACGTGGTCGCTCGCCCCTCGGCAGGGCAGGAACCCTGTGCACTGGGGCTGGTCTCTGGTGAGGGCTCTTGGATGAGCTGTCCAAAACCATTTACAgtttttcctggtgtttctcTCTTACCTTCCTCTGCAAGCTCCTTGTTTATGATGAGCTTCCCGTGCCGGAGGTAGTTCAGTATCGGGCCAAAGTACGTGGGGTCTCTGTCGATGAGATACGCCCCCGTCTCATCCTGAGGAACAAAGGGAGGGTTCAGTGGTACCAAGACAAATTAGCTTAACACAATAAACTGAACAGCTTCCCTTTGAGGACCTGGATTCATCTGCCTGTGGGAGGTGTAGGAATGATGCCACATTTAAACCAacgtttttctttttcagtatctGAACTACCAATGTCGCGGCTCAGCAGCTCCGGGAGATGCCTCACACGAAGCACTTGTGCAGACAGGGCTGGTACACCCAGACAGAAAAGGAGGGCTTagttttttcttcagtgcaaTAATAAGAGCCAAAAGCTGGCAGTTGTGTTCTGCCTAAATTTGCTCTCCAGTCTGGTTTAACCAGGGGGCTCTGGAGGAAATGGGATCTCCAGTTCCAACTAAGGGCACTTGACAGCTAAAGTagttcagcttttcctttccactctgcaaacacacattgCAAAGCTCCAGCCACATCTCCAGCAACACAACAACTACTGGCATTAAACAACTCATAATTCACAGCTGAAAGCATCTCTTGAGCAGCTCTGAAGCACTGACAAACCCTACACAGAACTCATATCCCTCTCTTAGATCACTGTAAACCAACGTTTCTCCTGCCAATCTGCTCTAAAGCAACAACAACTGCGCAAACCCACTCTGAAATGCTGGGCTCCTCTCCTCAATGATGCTGCTGATTGTGATCAAACTATCAGGAGATATCTTTTGATTAAACTCTGAATGGAGCAGCAACAGACCTGACTAATTCAGTCTGACCCACCCACAACATATTTACAACATTTCGTGTAGCAGATCCTGGGGAAAACCTGCAAATTACAGGAATCACAGTTTGCAAAATCCTTCTGACAAACTGCAGCGACCTCAAAACTATCCAGGAACGTGCACCGTGATCTTTTATGGGAGCAAAGTGAAAGACATTCGAAAAAGAACCAGACATGCTCAGGGTGAGAAATCATAAAATCGCTGTTTCTGTACCCACTGTTACAGTGGGAAGCAGCAACACTGTGGGAAGCTGCTGGCTGGAGTCACCGTGGGAGGTGGAGGGATCGGAACCTGCAGAACCTGCGTGTCACAGGCACGAGGGCGACGAGGATTTTGGGGAACGCCACAAGCTTCATGACCGTGGAATGCGAGGGACAAGCAGATGGTGTGTGACAGAGTGACGTGTGGGACCGGGGGTCTGCTGTGCAGATGGGCCCATCCAGTCGGCGGGGTCCGGACCCGCACGGCCCCGCGGGCGCTGCCCCGGGTGACACCGTCTGCCAGGGGTGTCACCTCGCCCGTGGGACGGTGACACTGGTGGCCGTGGCGGGTCGAGGAGGGGCTGTCCCGGTGTCACTGCCGCGGCCTCACCTTGTCGGAGCCGAGCTCGGGCCCGTCCTGGCAGCAGAGGCGGCACAGGAAGGACTTGGGCTCCCGGCACAGCGTCTGCCGGGTGCTCACGAAGTACGTGCCGCCCACGTTCAGCCGCACCCACTTggaggcggcggcggtggcgTTGGCGGCGGGCGGGTTCGGCGCCCCTGCGGGCCCGGCCGCGCGTGGGCTGGGCGGCCCTGGGGCCCCCCCCGGGCCCGGACTGGGCGTGCGGCCCCTCGGCGGCCCCTCGGCCATGGCGGAGCCTCAGCACCCGCCCGGCGCCATCGCCGCGTCCTCCCCGCGACACTTCCGGGGGGCGCGGAGGGATtccggcggggccgcgcgctGATTGGGCGGCGGGGGTGGGACGGGGGCGGGGCTTCCGGCGGCGCGCGCGGCGGGGTCGGACGGTGAAGGTGAGAGAGGGGACCCGGTACTGCCGCGGAAACGGGAACGGGGGAAAGGGGACCCGGCACCGCCGGGACTGCGAGGGGAACAGGAACGGGAACGGGAATGGGAACGGGCAGGGCCTGCGGCTTGGGGGGCCGGTGAaggtgggggggtggggagcgGTGTGAGGTCGCGGCGGGGCTGAAGAGCGGCCCCAGTGTCCCCCGTGCCCCCATTCCCCCGTGTCCTCATCCCCGCCATGTCCCCGTACCACCATGTCCCCTATCCCTTCCATGCCCCCATCCCGCCGTGTCCACATTCCACGGTGTCCCAATCCCCTCCATGTCGCCATTAACCCCAGTACCCCGACCCCCCCGTCCTGATCCCCCCCGTCCCCATCGCCATCCCCAGTGTCCTCATTCACTCTATATCCTGatcccaccatgtccccatCCTCAGTGTCCCCCGTTCACCCCGTGTCCCAGTCCCTCTCGTGTCCTCATCCCCACCATGTCCTCATCCCTAGTGTCCCGGTCCTCTCGAGCCCCAGCCCTCTCGTGTCCCCACCCCCAGTGCCCCGatccccccgtgtccccatccCCGGTGTCCGCCCCCCGTCCCCGTTCCCACCgccgtgtccctgcccaggtCTCACCATGGCGGGTCGCAGAGCTGCTCTCAAGGCCGTGGACTGGGCGGCCTTCGCCGAGCGGGTCCCCCCGAACCAGCGGCCCATGTACAACGCGCTCAAGACCCGCAGCGACGCCCTGACGGCCCGGTGAgtgcccgcccggccccgggagAGCCCGCCCCGCTCCTCCCGGGCCGCTCAGCCCCCGGTGTGAGTGCCGGGACTGACGCTGCCTGTGATCCCGCAGGAGCGTCCCGGCAGGTATTAAAGCAGGTCACCTTGAGGCAGACGGTGGCTTTTTTTGGCAAATCATCTTTACTTAATCTTCCCCAGGGTAAACCCGTGGCTGCGGGTTTGTGAGAGTGCTTTGCTTTGGCGCGTCTAGGACGTTTTAGGAGCTTTGTTATTCTGTTAAGTGCTGTACAGATTCACGTGCAGTTCTCGAATCCTTAGTTTTCAAATCCTTCAGCATCCACTGCCTGATACAGGTGACTGCTGCAGTTGATGTTGCTGATTGCCTGAGGCTCAGTGTTGTGAAACTGCCTTCAGAGGTGCTGAGTGAAGCAGGACAGAGCAGCGGGCTGAGCTGTCTGTCCAAAGAAGCCTGTTCCAAGGGCAGAGGGATTTGCAGAAATGGCTTGTTGAGGgcaaaccaaaaaatatttaatctaaactcAGCAGGCTCTGCTGGCTCTCAGGTCAGTGCTCATGTCTGTTGTCCTCCATCCCTTCAGGTTGGCAGCGCTGCCAGAGAAGCCTCCGGCCATCGACTGGGCTTTCTACAAGGCTAATGTTGCCAAGGCTGGCATGGTGGATGAGTTTCAGAAGAAGGTCAGTCTCTTTGCCAGCTGGAGCAACCTCTCTAGAGGTTTCATTGGGTGGTGTTGAGAGGAAAACACCAGGATTGGCAGAAGAATTTGGTTTTGTCACTGTGAAAATTTGCCTTCCAAAATTGGGAGCACCCGCTGACCTCGGATGGGTCTGAGAGCTTTGTCCTGGGGGAAATAACTCTGTGATAGGAAAAATCTTCAGTGTCAGACCTTCCTGCTCCCTTACAGTGCTGTGATGAATGTGTGGTGTTGGTTGTCATAAGGGTGGTGGGCAGGACAGAGGAGAAGGCTGGAAGCTCCTGGATGAGCGGTGCTGCCTGGGAGGGTCATGGGACAGCTGCACTGATCAGCTTTAGCTCATTAACCTACATGGTTGTGGGCAAATCctaggaagaaaggagggaatgCTCCATATTCTCGGTGTGAATGATTATTTCAATCAAACAAACCTTATAAAAGCTTCTCTTTCAATTTACAGTTCAGTGCACTGAAGGTTCCTGAGCCAGTGGATACCCAAAGTGCCAAGATCGATGCCCAGGAGAAGGAAGCTGTAAGTGTTTGAACCATTCCCTAGTGCTGGGGTTTACTCTGCCTTCTgtgaggtgggaagggatgtCCTGGATGTGCTTTcacaggcacagcctgagccagagcacagctctgcccttcgCTGGTGTCTTTCTCTGGCTTTTGGCTGAGCAAGGGCATCTCTGCACAGGGAAGGGTTTGGCTGTTTGGGATTTGATTGAGATTCTCTCACTTACCCAGTGTAATGATGGTGGATTTTAATGCCAGTTTAAAGCACGAGGGTGCTTTAAACCCAGGTTCACCCTGGGTCACTGTCATCATCACAACCACATTCACCACAtcctctgctttcctcaggCCAAGAGCACTGCTGAGTATGTTCAGGCTTCCAAAGCTCGGATTGCCCAGTATGAGCAACAGGTGAGGCTGGACCTTCCTCAGGGAATATTGTCTGTAACCCACCCTGGCACACCCCTTGTTCTCACCCGTGTGTGCTCTGCTCCTTTTTGCTGAGCAGT is drawn from Chiroxiphia lanceolata isolate bChiLan1 chromosome 19, bChiLan1.pri, whole genome shotgun sequence and contains these coding sequences:
- the KCTD2 gene encoding BTB/POZ domain-containing protein KCTD2, which produces MAEGPPRGRTPSPGPGGAPGPPSPRAAGPAGAPNPPAANATAAASKWVRLNVGGTYFVSTRQTLCREPKSFLCRLCCQDGPELGSDKDETGAYLIDRDPTYFGPILNYLRHGKLIINKELAEEGVLEEAEFYNIASLVRLVKERIRDNENRTSQGPVKHVYRVLQCQEEELTQMVSTMSDGWKFEQLISIGSSYNYGNEDQAEFLCVVSRELNNSTNGIVKEPSEKAKILQERGSRM
- the ATP5PD gene encoding ATP synthase subunit d, mitochondrial, with amino-acid sequence MAGRRAALKAVDWAAFAERVPPNQRPMYNALKTRSDALTARLAALPEKPPAIDWAFYKANVAKAGMVDEFQKKFSALKVPEPVDTQSAKIDAQEKEAAKSTAEYVQASKARIAQYEQQLQKLKSMIPFEQMTFEDLHEAFPETKLDKEKYPYWPHKPIADL